ggGACACTCTTAAAGAACCAAAAGTAATGAAGAAAATAGCTGGTATTCCCTTCacatatttgggacactatgctgtttaattgggacaggagactgttgctgaacagtttctaactagcgacAGTCACATGAACTTGTGTGGATGTTAGACACTACACAATGCTTagagcagtttttaaatagcaccaTTTGCATGTGTTTTTATTCAAAAAGCAGATTTTTGTCAATGGGAGTTGGCGATAAATAAATAGTGAGACGATTTAGAAttattttgctcactgcagtgtcaagcattcaggcttggagatgccagaaaccaTTGGGAGTGAGAGTGAAACAATTTCACTTCTTCAACAATTTAGGACCTATGAAGCACTGGAAGGtctcgacaatcatcttgaatgttacaatacaaattaagatttggaggatgcaattttTGAAAGCTTCatatgaaagcagtccattatctgcactaggtgtctatgCTAATTTTGTCAaccatttacagtcaatcaaaagaactcaGCAGCATTCTGGTCGTATGTCATGTCTGATGATGACAATGAAATCTGTGCTGGAGTATTTCTGAAGTGAGAAGTCCATTGTACTGAAACAGTTCCACTTTCTCGACCTTAGAAGTTCAGGTGCAGAGGTATGAGTACCTTATCTTGCCTTTTGCTCTCCATGAAGTGTTGCagtgagctgagtgtccagtggggaccaaaagTGAGTGAGCTGCTCCATAATGGACATGATAAGCCCATTCACTATAGGTGCTACTCTCCCTGGACATCCCATAGAAGGCAGATTACaccagatgaattcctctgtgTGATAAATATTGGCAACTAATACAATTTTATAGAACTGTGGTAGTATTGGTAatgctctaatttgttctgtatcttatttaaatacataatttgtattaATTTCTGTAGTTAGTTTAGTAATTATGTAGTTTGGCTTCATTATACCTTTTAATCTATTTCCATGGAGGAGGAAATAGGTtgggtcaaccatggatattgcaccCTAGCACCCCAGCTGTGATTCACAAGCCAGGGCTGTACACTATGGAGAGCAAGAaacaggctccccctctctacacagctgatgaatccaaagaaacaacagagaccaatacagtttgataccagcagcatcacagaagttgccagtcaaagttgaactcaatgtaagacCTCCTTAGTGACTCACGTACTAGGTTTTTCCCTCAAGGTTTGCTCCCGAAGCCTTTTCCGTGAGtgggtgtagctgcaaggcaATGGAAGTttgggatcagagttttccttctcctaggtgagctgccagccactgctgatgagctccatctgcccgaagccagtggttttaaggtgctagtaacccacctttgccccttctcctatcagtagaaatggttccactgggctcaGTAGTTAAGCCACaagtttccatgaaactttggctaattgtgaTAGTTGCTTAATTAGGCTAAAAATGCACAGGTGCTGATGTGTCcctattaaccagaatccactatattTCCATTTATGTATAATATACGTACAACTTTATTTATATTACACAAAATGAAACTAAAGAAAATCTCATGTTCTCCATGAAAATTATATAGATACTATAAGAAAGCAGAAACAATTTACAAGCAGATGAACTTGATTTATATAGTTTAATAAACAAAGAATACCTCTGTCTTTGACTGCATCTTCTTTTGTTGAGTTCTCCAGTTAAGCTCTTTATGTTCTGGGGTAATAACATCGGCAGATTGTTTTGAGAAAACTGTTGCAGATTGCACTCTTCGAGATAATGACTTTTTAGTTCTATTCTTCTGTGCATTGGATGAAGAAGTTACTTCAGCTTTTCGTTCATCTTTTGGTTTTAGTGTATTAAGTATTTCTGTTGGGAAGGGAGATAAACTGTTCTGGATGCTTGAGAGGTTTTTTCCTTTAAAATTTTCCAATTGTTCCCATGCATTTTCACTGAAATCAATACAAATCTGAGGTAGAGTACCTTGACTTTCAAAATCCTGTAAACTCAGTAGTTCAAATTTTCCATCTTTTACCATCAACACTTCTTTGTCCTTGTTTTTATCCTCATCCCACTGTTTGCCTGTATCACCTTTATGAGCATCATCTGGAATGTGCATTTCAGACATCTTATCTATGAGCTCTTCATTATTATCTTTTTGAGCATCATTTGAAATGTGCATTTGAGACATCTTATCTATGACCTCTTCTTCATTGTCTTTTTGAACATCATTTGAAATATAGTTTATAGACTTTGGACCTGTGATCTCTTCATTGTCTCTTTCTATTTCAGCAAACTCTGCAGGTGGGACCACCAAGTCAACTAAATTGTCTTTGAACTTCAATCTGCGCTCTCGATTTTGATCCACAGGATCTTCATCCTTCAGTTCCTTGTTGGCCTGTTCAATCTTTTCCATTATGTAGCGCTTTACTTCCTCATTCTGCTCCTTGTCTTGCTGTTCCTCCTGCTTTAATTCTTGGAATGAGCTTTCACTGACTGCCTCTGATATGGGAGCAAAAGTAATGGTGGTAACATTTTCCCCTTCATTAGCCTTTTCCATATCATTATGTGAATCTTCATTCAATTCACATGATTGTTCTACTTCATTCCCAGAATGCTTTTCATCATCTGTGCTTTCTCTTGCTGCTTCTTCATTATCATCTAGTTCTTTATCAATTTTGGCTTCAATGTTTTCATCTTCTTCAAAATCCTGTGGAGAACCAAATCATTCACCCAAGTATACCTTTATTTTTATTCATACAATGTTCTTAACAATGCCAGAAAGAAGATCCATTGAAATTTGGTGGCTATTTAAACTATTTGCAACTAATATAAATTATATCTTATTAGTCAAATGCTGAACCAGAcgaggactaatatccttgcaggcaggtttactagaactgttgtggaaggtttaaactaatttggcaggggtgtcGGAAACTGAGTGATAGTACTGAGAATGGGGCAGATGGCATACAAGTAGAGCCAATGTGTAGTGTCACTGTCGAGAAGGACAGGCAAAAAGGATAGGGGAAGATGATAGGACAAGACTGCAGTCAGTAGGATAGGTTGCAGTGTAAcgggggacaaaattgaaaaggtgaTGAATGCAGGTCTTAAGGTGTTATATTGTATTTGAATaaacacagtatatggaatacgGTAGATGATCTTTTAGTGCATTTGGAGATTGTACATATGACATTGTGGGCGTCACTGAGTCAGCTgtgaaagaagatcatatttgggagtttaacatccaaggttacacattgtattgaaaggacagtctggtaggcagagggagtggatggctctgttggtaaaaaaaaattaatcaaatccttaggaagaggtgacatagagtcagAATATGTAGAATCATTGTAGATATAAGGAATtacaaagattttttaaaaaccctgctgggagttatatataggcctccaaacaggaGGCAGGATGTGGGCTAAAAATGACAACGGAAGATAgtaaatgcatgtcaaaagggcaatgttacaatagttttgggggatttcaatatgcaggtagattgtgaaAGTCTGGTTGGTGCAGATTTTGGATCCTAAGAGAAACAATTTGCAGAATGtctataagatggctttttagagcagcttgcggTTGAGACCACTAGGTGATCAACTATTCCTGGATTGGgtgtgtgtaatgaaccagatttgattagggaacttaatgtGAAAAAACTTTAAgaggcagtgattataatatgatagaattcaccctgtaatttgaaagggagaagctaaagtcaaatgtaatATTTTTATAGTGGAGTAtatggaattacagagacatgagggaGAAGCTGGCCTAAGCTGGTTGGAAGGGGGCTCTAGCAGGGATGGTGGCAAAGCAAccatggctggagtttctgggaacaacttggaagatgcaggatagatacatcccaaataaatattctgaaggcaggatgacacaaccatggctgagaaGCGAAATAAAGCCAACATAAAGCAAAACAGAGgacatataacagagcaaaaaatagtgggaaggtagaggattaggaagcttttaaaaaccagcagcaGGCAATTTTAAAAGCCATAAGGAAGTAAAAGATGAGACATGaagataaactagccaataatatcaaagaggataccaaatgttttctCAAATAtacaaagagaggcaagagtatatatcggaccactggaaaatgatgttggagagttagtaatgggggacaagggaaATGGCAAACTGAATGACAAAGTATTtcgcaccagtcttcactgtggaagacatgaggagtatactggaagttcaagaatgtCGGGAGCAGAAGTGTGTGCAGTTTATATTACTAAGAAGGAGGAGCTTgggaactgaaaggtctgaagatagataagtcacgtggactagatggactacatcctagggttctgatagaggtagctgaagtgattgtggaggaattagtaatgatcattcaagaatcactagttctgcatggttccagaggactggaaatttgcaaatgccactccactctaagaagggaaagaagcagaagaaagaaactatagaccagttagcctgacctcagtggataGGAAGATgtcggagtcaattgttaaggatgaagtttcaggatACTTGCAAGGACATaataggccaaagttagcatggtttccttaaagaaaagtcatgcctgacaaatctgttggaattcttagaggATATTACAAGCAGTATTGATGAGGGAGAATCGGTGGATACtgtatacttagattttcagaaagttTTTGGAAAATAtgctgcacataaggctgcttagctagataacagcccatggtattacaggaaagatactagcatgaatagagcattggctgattagcaggtgGCAAAGAGAggtaataaagggagccttttctgactggctgccagtggctactggtattgggaccacttcttttaacattgtatgtcaattattttgaagaaggaattgatggctttgtgaccaagtttgtggacgatatgaagataggtgcagAGGCAGGTAGCATTGAGAAAGCAGTAAGGCTGCTGTTGgaattagatagattaggaggatggacaaagaagtgaATGGTCCtgtattttggtagaagaaacaaaagctTAGAATATTTTGTAAATTCAAAAACccaaagtgcaaagggacttgggagtgcttgagcagaattccctaaaatttaacctgcaggttgattccatggtgaggaaggcaaatgcaatgttagaattaattttgaaaggaccagaatattaaaaaatgggtgtaaagctgaggcttcataaggcactagtgaggtctcacttgagtactgtgagcagatttaggccccttagttgagaaaggatgtgctgacattgcaaAGAGTTCATcatatgagcagtgtttgatggctctgggcctgtactcgctgtaatttagaagaatggtggggagggaggtggagatcttattgaaacctattgaatgttgaaagagtggatgtggtaaGGATGCTTCTAaaggtggaggagtctaggaccacagagtACAACCTCAGAATTGAAAAACATCatttacagcagagatgaggaggaatttcttcagccagagtgtggtgaatctgtggaattcattgcaatagacAGCTGTGGAAACCAGGttcatttaagacagaggttgataggttcttgattagtcagaatataaaaggttacagggagaagataggagatggggttgagagggaaatggatcagccatgaacaaatggcagatcagactcaatgggctgaatggcctaattctgcttctatgtcctaTGGTGTTAGAATTCACATCTATCTGAAGAATAAACTGTCTACTCTATTCATTGCCAAGACCAGAACATTCAGTGCAGATTGAATTTTAAATAGTCACAAAGTAGTAAGAAAATTAAAACCAGTGGAATTCTGGGAAGTATTAGGAGTGATTCAAATACAAGAAAGGGAAAGGATTAATGAATGGAATAAAGGATAATTGTCTTTTTTAATTGGAAATAATCTTGTaactgaaaaagaaagaaaaatagtttggaggataaatgcatgaaaggaaggggaggaaggagaaGAGGCTAGTAAGCCAGAAAGCTGGAAAAAGAAATCAGTAAATGCCATAATTATGCAGTATTCTCTAGGGTAATAGAATACACAGTGGGCTAGATTTGCTAGATGACAGGTTAATTGGCTGTAGATTAGGTGGGTGACAAGAGAATGACGGTGGGGGGGCATCGAGAGGAGTTTACTGGGGGGTATGGGAAGAGTGGGAGAAGGGTAGGTTGGTTCTGGATGGTGGATGCTCATTGGTGTTTAATGTCTGGTGCAGACATAATAGGCCAAAGGACCTTTCTTCATGAGGTAGCCTTCCACAGTTCTGAGATACTGACAAAAATATAAAGCAGGGTACTGGTAGAGGCTTGTGTATTCAAAGCTTAGGAGAAACTAAATAATTTTCAAGACTATACCAACAATAATTAAAAACAAGTTAAATACATTAAAATATAATATATGCAAAGTTATAGGATTACATAAAAATAGGTTACAAAGGAAAATATATCATAAAGCCTAATTTCAAACAGCAGTTTAATTTAATCATGATTAACTGAGATTGAGATGTTTCcccattttaaattttatttttattaattttgcaCATGCTAAAAAAACTTAAGAACATTGGCAACAAAATAGGTTGAAATTCACAtaaattttcattttatttcaagTTGTCTATCTGCCAATTTTACTGTACTTAGATTAAAGTTAATCTAATTGGGGTTCATGATATAAAGGTTAACATACGTGTTGTATGGAAGTATTTCTATCTTACTAGTATCACTGGATATGCCTAGAATACAaaactatttttatttattaccTCTGGATCTTCATCACTATTTTTTGTTTCTTCATTGATTAGCCAATCAAGATCTTTCTCAAAGTCATCTTCATATTCTTCAACTTGTGAAGAAATACTATTCTCTTCACTCATTTTTGTTTAGCGATTCCTTTAATATTGTAGAAGGAAGACAATGAGAATAAGAGTACAATTTGAACCACTATTATCACTTCTTTTTAAGAACAAGATATGCAGGATGTCATGATACAAATATACAGTAACATAGGCCAACTAGTCACAGCTAGTAACAGATATCATGAATTCAGACCAGCAATACATTTTCAATCTCTATGAGCACAACTATAATACACAGATTTGCTCTGACCAAGACCAACTTCAACACACCAAGAGGCTACTGAAACTCCTATAGGAAATCTAGCAGCTGCTCTGAGTAGTGCCAGAGGTTTTGGTTTACGGGAGTATTTCTCTAACATTCCCAACCAGCCCTTTGACTAGTGACTAGCAAGTTAATAAAAACAAACTTTATGCACATTCAGGCAACAATAATCATTCTTCATTCAGGAAGATCAGGCTGAGTGTGTACACGCTCTCCATTTAATCAACATTTAATAGAAAAACAATGCTTCAGAAGATGAGAATTCTCCATTCAAAACAgttcttcttaagcactggtaGCCTTTTCTTAGTAGCATTTACAGTCCCTACATAGTCAATATACTGATAACTTTGGGTCAGAAACCCTAGTATTTAAACCTAACAGCAAGATGGCTAGAATAAGAACAATGAAATACTAAATAATGACAATAAAAACATTGCTTGAGGGTTGTTGTTTTTCAATGTAAAGTCCATATTTTTATATAAACCAGAGAACTGCATCTGCACTGAAAAGGCATGTGGAAGTAATTTTAATTGTGTTGTTCCAAAATCTCAGTTGAAAAATAGTAATTACTACTCTGGCCACTCCTAAGCAAAACATCATGCAAAGTTACCATGTCCTTGGGTCCCACTTTGTCTTGCTGATATTTTCTTGAGCTGCCAGTTGTCCATTTTCATGCATGCTGGTACATTGCCCAATTGGCTTTTTTGTGAAATATATACACACTATTACTACTATACCTTACTATAATGCAATCCCAAGAATTTTCAATTAATGTCCTTGGCACAATTTATGTTTTGTTGAATGCAATGCAATTATCATTCACAATCAACATCAAAAAATATTACAAAATTCATCCAGTACCTATTCATCTAGTTCATCATGTCTCTGAGAGATTAATGCCGAACaatcataaaaaaattacaaatcagAGAAAAAAATTCAGTATCAAAATATTCTGGATATATGGTATTTATATTACAAGCTATCTACTTACTGACTGAGTATTACAAAGTCAATTACTTTAAAATCAGAGACACACTTGGGATTCTGATAATATCAAATAATTTATTGTTGAAGATTATAACTGTAGGATAGTAAAACAAGCAACATCTTAGATTTCACAGAATATCATCAATTATGTAAGATAATTTTGTCATTACATATGGATAATTGAAAAGAAACATAAGCAcaaaagattctgtagatgctggaaatccagaataacatacacaaaatactgaaggagcctaacaggtcagccagcatctatggaaaggaataaagagtcttccccctccccaccttcttattctggcttcttccccttccattccagtcctgaagaagggtatcTGCcctaaacatcaactctttatttctttccacagatgctgcctgacctaagttcctccagcagtttttttggATAACTGCAATCCTCATCCTTACACCAAGCTGTTTATTTATTCTTTACGCATAAGGACTATTACTTAGTTGCTTgaaacatttttattttaaagCTTCTGCTATATTGAAACAATAATATCTAATGCAAATTCATTTGTAGTGGTAATATAACAATCTTATTGCTAAACTTGAAAGTCAATCAAGAAAGGCTGGAAGAAAATGGAGTCAGGGGGCAAGGAAATgtaatttattttgttacttacatgtttaaaca
The sequence above is a segment of the Hypanus sabinus isolate sHypSab1 chromosome 4, sHypSab1.hap1, whole genome shotgun sequence genome. Coding sequences within it:
- the ccdc181 gene encoding coiled-coil domain-containing protein 181 isoform X3, which codes for MSEENSISSQVEEYEDDFEKDLDWLINEETKNSDEDPEDFEEDENIEAKIDKELDDNEEAARESTDDEKHSGNEVEQSCELNEDSHNDMEKANEGENVTTITFAPISEAVSESSFQELKQEEQQDKEQNEEVKRYIMEKIEQANKELKDEDPVDQNRERRLKFKDNLVDLVVPPAEFAEIERDNEEITGPKSINYISNDVQKDNEEEVIDKMSQMHISNDAQKDNNEELIDKMSEMHIPDDAHKGDTGKQWDEDKNKDKEVLMVKDGKFELLSLQDFESQGTLPQICIDFSENAWEQLENFKGKNLSSIQNSLSPFPTEILNTLKPKDERKAEVTSSSNAQKNRTKKSLSRRVQSATVFSKQSADVITPEHKELNWRTQQKKMQSKTEASKTDEEERKKEENKIAFGIWLQKKKQQHQKEKRIQCAKEIEKKNSKVHSSCTRSHPV
- the ccdc181 gene encoding coiled-coil domain-containing protein 181 isoform X1; the encoded protein is MSEENSISSQVEEYEDDFEKDLDWLINEETKNSDEDPEDFEEDENIEAKIDKELDDNEEAARESTDDEKHSGNEVEQSCELNEDSHNDMEKANEGENVTTITFAPISEAVSESSFQELKQEEQQDKEQNEEVKRYIMEKIEQANKELKDEDPVDQNRERRLKFKDNLVDLVVPPAEFAEIERDNEEITGPKSINYISNDVQKDNEEEVIDKMSQMHISNDAQKDNNEELIDKMSEMHIPDDAHKGDTGKQWDEDKNKDKEVLMVKDGKFELLSLQDFESQGTLPQICIDFSENAWEQLENFKGKNLSSIQNSLSPFPTEILNTLKPKDERKAEVTSSSNAQKNRTKKSLSRRVQSATVFSKQSADVITPEHKELNWRTQQKKMQSKTEASKTDEEERKKEENKIAFGIWLQKKKQQHQKEKRIQCAKEIEKKNSKEFRDPSEAFNLWLKKKREQQIKEQQIEAMRKREQDYNSKIYTREDSEKAFKQWLKRKKAEKRAEQLAAKERCRKFLLEARRVKRMQTLLCSLNESKSFHFDNYGYRF
- the ccdc181 gene encoding coiled-coil domain-containing protein 181 isoform X2; protein product: MSEENSISSQVEEYEDDFEKDLDWLINEETKNSDEDPEDFEEDENIEAKIDKELDDNEEAARESTDDEKHSGNEVEQSCELNEDSHNDMEKANEGENVTTITFAPISEAVSESSFQELKQEEQQDKEQNEEVKRYIMEKIEQANKELKDEDPVDQNRERRLKFKDNLVDLVVPPAEFAEIERDNEEITGPKSINYISNDVQKDNEEEVIDKMSQMHISNDAQKDNNEELIDKMSEMHIPDDAHKGDTGKQWDEDKNKDKEVLMVKDGKFELLSLQDFESQGTLPQICIDFSENAWEQLENFKGKNLSSIQNSLSPFPTEILNTLKPKDERKAEVTSSSNAQKNRTKKSLSRRVQSATVFSKQSADVITPEHKELNWRTQQKKMQSKTEASKTDEEERKKEENKIAFGIWLQKKKQQHQKEKRIQCAKEIEKKNSKVIRIILFSKYEI